In a single window of the Halobaculum lipolyticum genome:
- a CDS encoding HalOD1 output domain-containing protein, which yields MRTAEDDVCRTVVAAVAAALDVRPMQLDTTLYEAIDPDALQRLVPCDGPSAAGVTVTFTWAGCTVTVEGSGRVVVGRLASE from the coding sequence GTGCGAACCGCCGAAGACGACGTCTGCCGGACCGTCGTCGCCGCCGTGGCGGCGGCGCTCGACGTCCGCCCGATGCAACTCGACACCACGCTGTACGAAGCGATCGACCCCGACGCGCTCCAGCGACTCGTCCCGTGTGACGGCCCGTCGGCCGCCGGCGTCACGGTGACGTTCACGTGGGCCGGCTGTACCGTCACCGTCGAGGGGTCGGGCCGTGTCGTCGTCGGGCGGCTCGCGTC